In the genome of Bacillus sp. S3, one region contains:
- a CDS encoding DUF6431 domain-containing protein produces MVRGTGRILSPCCGKSMTVIGTRDRKSKERSGETKVYNIRRLRCDNCECIHHELPDFLVPYKRYESECIELVLANPINHDIPADESTLYRWNEWFKSFLDYWVGCLISIMLQTKQENIPLDLSSESSKTALYRLGRLVGNAPRWMARIVRPIVNINLMIYNWSNKSTLVIFIKTKDMQTENLLSSWGKDAHSIPWRN; encoded by the coding sequence TTGGTTAGGGGTACGGGGAGGATTCTTTCGCCTTGTTGTGGAAAAAGTATGACTGTTATTGGGACTAGAGATAGGAAATCAAAAGAAAGATCAGGAGAAACGAAAGTTTATAATATTCGACGTTTAAGATGTGATAATTGTGAATGTATTCATCATGAATTACCAGATTTCTTAGTTCCTTATAAAAGGTATGAATCAGAGTGTATTGAACTGGTTCTTGCAAACCCTATTAATCACGATATACCTGCAGATGAATCAACCCTGTATCGCTGGAATGAGTGGTTTAAAAGTTTTCTAGATTATTGGGTCGGATGTCTTATTTCTATCATGCTTCAAACTAAACAGGAAAATATCCCTTTGGATTTATCGTCCGAAAGTTCAAAGACCGCACTTTATAGATTAGGACGACTGGTGGGTAATGCCCCTAGATGGATGGCAAGAATTGTCCGGCCTATTGTAAATATTAATTTAATGATTTACAATTGGTCCAACAAGTCAACGTTGGTAATATTTATTAAGACAAAGGATATGCAAACTGAGAACTTGTTATCTTCTTGGGGAAAGGATGCCCATTCAATACCGTGGAGAAACTAA
- a CDS encoding AroM family protein — protein sequence MSKLGMITIGQAPRTDVAPILEKYLDGRSELVQVGVLDGMSKEYIEQYLYPEADDYVLTSRLVSGESVVMSREKIKPILQGKINELENSGINQILLLCTGVFPGLTTKSSFLIEPDHIIPPAVKTLVANRRLGVIVPLEEQKKSLKPKFAPFGLDPIFAVASPYQHDESAFLSAALQLKDNVDIILLDCMGYTENARERVSTASGLPVILSNAIMGKLVSEMI from the coding sequence ATGAGTAAATTAGGTATGATAACTATTGGACAGGCTCCAAGGACGGATGTGGCCCCAATCTTAGAAAAATATTTGGATGGCCGCAGCGAACTAGTGCAAGTTGGGGTGTTAGATGGAATGTCAAAAGAATATATTGAGCAGTATTTGTATCCAGAAGCAGATGATTATGTGTTGACTTCCCGTTTGGTATCAGGTGAATCGGTTGTTATGTCACGCGAAAAAATCAAACCAATTTTGCAGGGGAAAATTAATGAGCTTGAAAATTCAGGTATTAATCAAATTCTGCTGCTTTGTACTGGAGTATTCCCCGGTTTAACAACGAAAAGCTCCTTTTTAATCGAGCCCGATCATATTATCCCTCCGGCTGTCAAAACACTCGTTGCCAATCGCCGGCTTGGCGTTATTGTACCGCTGGAGGAGCAAAAGAAGAGTTTGAAGCCGAAATTCGCTCCATTCGGTCTTGATCCAATATTTGCTGTAGCGTCCCCGTATCAACATGATGAATCCGCATTCCTGTCGGCAGCACTTCAACTGAAAGACAATGTGGATATTATTTTGCTCGATTGTATGGGGTATACTGAAAATGCTCGAGAAAGAGTATCTACTGCTTCAGGTTTACCAGTCATACTATCAAATGCGATTATGGGAAAATTAGTATCGGAAATGATTTAA
- a CDS encoding DUF1177 domain-containing protein — MVLKQTLTAIETLDNGYVQGETVKVLFQPYPNVTVTVQTVTGEKGSTDFVKIVIPGSNGRSKSGDAKTVGIIGRLGGIGARPNRIGMVSDADGAVAAVASALKLADMQTKGDTLKGDVIVTTHICPNAPTRPHEPVDFMDSPVDILTMNKYEVVPEMEAILSIDTTKGNRVINHKGIAISPTVKEGYILRISDDLIRIMEMATGKLAVTFPITTQDITPYGNDLYHINSILQPAVATDAPVVGVAITAQSIVPGCGTGASHEADIADAVRFSLEVAKEVTNATCQLYNEDEYTKITELYGSMKILQTMGKEASHQQ, encoded by the coding sequence ATGGTACTTAAACAAACATTAACCGCGATTGAAACACTTGATAATGGGTATGTCCAAGGAGAAACAGTTAAGGTATTATTCCAGCCATATCCAAATGTAACAGTGACCGTACAGACAGTAACCGGAGAAAAAGGAAGTACAGATTTCGTAAAAATAGTAATTCCCGGTTCCAATGGAAGAAGTAAGAGTGGAGACGCAAAAACGGTTGGAATAATAGGAAGACTTGGAGGGATTGGCGCCCGTCCAAATCGAATCGGTATGGTTTCCGACGCAGATGGTGCTGTCGCCGCCGTGGCTTCTGCGTTAAAACTGGCAGACATGCAGACGAAAGGGGATACGCTTAAAGGAGATGTAATTGTTACGACACATATCTGTCCGAATGCACCTACCCGACCGCATGAGCCGGTAGACTTTATGGACTCACCGGTGGATATTTTAACGATGAATAAATATGAAGTTGTTCCTGAAATGGAAGCTATATTATCAATTGATACAACAAAGGGAAACCGCGTCATTAATCATAAGGGGATTGCCATTTCACCTACTGTTAAGGAAGGATATATCTTACGTATTAGCGATGACCTAATTAGAATTATGGAAATGGCGACCGGTAAATTGGCTGTGACCTTCCCAATTACAACCCAGGATATTACACCATATGGTAATGACTTATATCATATTAATTCAATTTTACAGCCAGCCGTTGCGACTGATGCTCCTGTTGTAGGTGTCGCTATTACGGCTCAATCAATTGTTCCAGGCTGTGGAACAGGTGCTAGTCATGAAGCTGATATTGCAGACGCCGTCCGGTTCTCGCTTGAGGTAGCAAAGGAAGTAACAAACGCAACCTGCCAGTTGTATAACGAGGATGAATACACCAAAATTACAGAACTGTATGGTTCGATGAAAATATTACAGACAATGGGGAAAGAGGCTTCACACCAGCAATAG
- a CDS encoding aspartate/glutamate racemase family protein, whose amino-acid sequence MIGVIRVFTTEDEKILNHHGEIISERYGVSTVSKCITDQPYGVFNDETEKTAVPKIIQLGKKMEQEGCKVLVISCAADPAIEELRKEVTIPVIGAGSAAALSALAIGQSVGVLGITDEVPLAIKKLLGELLISYQKVQGIGNTTDLLTPSGRQQGVAAAKDFVDRGAKVILFACTGFSTIGLSNLIRQDLPVPIIDAVDAAGLFASAFYSDQS is encoded by the coding sequence ATGATTGGGGTTATCAGGGTTTTTACGACTGAGGACGAGAAAATTTTAAATCACCATGGGGAGATTATTTCCGAACGCTATGGTGTATCGACTGTCAGTAAGTGCATTACAGATCAGCCATATGGAGTATTTAATGATGAAACAGAAAAGACAGCAGTTCCGAAAATCATCCAGCTTGGTAAAAAGATGGAGCAAGAAGGTTGTAAGGTTTTGGTTATTAGCTGTGCTGCTGACCCTGCGATCGAGGAACTTAGAAAGGAAGTTACCATTCCAGTTATAGGTGCTGGAAGTGCAGCTGCACTGAGCGCATTAGCAATTGGACAATCTGTAGGTGTTTTAGGAATAACAGATGAGGTTCCTCTTGCCATAAAAAAACTTTTAGGAGAATTATTGATTAGCTACCAAAAGGTACAGGGAATTGGCAATACAACTGATCTGCTGACCCCAAGCGGGCGTCAACAAGGAGTTGCTGCTGCAAAGGATTTTGTAGATCGAGGGGCGAAAGTCATTTTGTTTGCATGCACTGGATTCTCTACTATAGGGCTGTCTAATTTGATTAGACAGGACTTACCAGTACCGATTATTGACGCTGTAGACGCGGCGGGATTATTTGCATCCGCATTTTATTCGGATCAGTCCTAA
- a CDS encoding nitrilase-related carbon-nitrogen hydrolase, giving the protein MRNIRVSLVQFESIIGDVKANYKKAANFIEEAATKQKSDLVVFPELFLSGYDLGKLGKDYFRLAVDEDSAILKDFCDVARAKHINLILPVAFKSKMPGITYNSAVAISREGEIIGVYHKTHLWAGEKNYFISGDEQAVFSFDFGKVGIMICYDGGFPEIARIHALNGAELIVCPSAFPYHDKDLWDIYFLSRSLENACFVAATNLVYHENGHHLYGNNKLVNPRGKLLLEGNLDKEEMQTIEINLDDVAEVRQEVPFLRDRQVHTFKGLV; this is encoded by the coding sequence ATGCGAAACATACGGGTAAGTCTAGTACAATTTGAGAGTATTATTGGAGATGTCAAAGCTAATTACAAAAAGGCAGCAAATTTTATAGAAGAAGCTGCTACAAAACAAAAAAGCGATTTAGTTGTCTTTCCAGAGCTGTTTTTAAGTGGATATGACTTGGGGAAATTAGGTAAAGATTACTTTCGTCTTGCAGTAGATGAAGACTCTGCCATCTTAAAGGATTTTTGTGATGTTGCCAGGGCAAAGCATATTAACTTAATTTTACCTGTGGCCTTTAAGAGTAAAATGCCCGGAATAACCTATAACTCGGCTGTTGCGATTAGCCGGGAGGGTGAGATCATCGGAGTATACCATAAAACACATTTATGGGCAGGTGAGAAAAACTATTTTATATCTGGGGATGAACAAGCGGTCTTTTCATTTGATTTTGGTAAAGTCGGAATAATGATTTGTTACGATGGCGGTTTCCCGGAAATCGCCAGAATCCATGCTTTAAATGGGGCAGAACTAATTGTTTGTCCATCCGCCTTTCCGTATCATGATAAGGATCTATGGGATATTTATTTTTTATCAAGATCGCTGGAAAATGCATGTTTTGTTGCAGCTACAAATCTGGTTTATCATGAAAATGGCCACCATTTATATGGAAATAATAAACTTGTAAACCCTAGAGGAAAACTTTTATTGGAGGGCAATCTCGATAAAGAAGAAATGCAAACAATTGAAATTAATTTAGATGATGTAGCAGAAGTACGCCAGGAAGTTCCCTTTTTACGAGATAGACAGGTTCATACTTTTAAAGGCCTGGTTTGA
- a CDS encoding purine-cytosine permease family protein — protein MGKVSEQQKVDQQDDFASERVPYEKRYNWLTITVIRFGQMSALSQFLLGATLGFGMTFWDAFWAITLGAVILEFVMIFIGYLGMKEGLQTSLLSRWTGFGYLGSGILGIIIGVSNVGWFGVQNAVFASGLEQLIGVLPFWAWCIISGAIVIGIVYFGVASMGLIAYVTVPLFLVVCFYSIAQALSGHSLGQLMASSAPGPHLSITAGATLVAGSFIVGGAVTPDMTRFNRTFGDVIKQTVIGVTLGEYTVALIGVLLAHALKTADVISIILTTSGVLGTVILIASTVKINDWNLYNCTLGVVNSVEVLTGRKVSRKKTTLVVGGLGVVFSAMGILDHFIGFLTLLSVFIPPVASIMLVDYFVLRRQRQLLDESREKGVLPSVTEQWNPVGFVAWIGGALAGQYITWGIASLNALIVAGVLYYLGGILFLKNRQSITGLYGNVKSLS, from the coding sequence ATGGGCAAAGTTTCTGAGCAACAAAAGGTTGACCAGCAAGATGATTTTGCATCTGAGCGGGTCCCCTATGAAAAAAGGTATAATTGGTTGACGATCACTGTGATCCGATTTGGACAAATGTCAGCATTATCCCAGTTTCTTCTCGGTGCTACGCTTGGCTTTGGAATGACCTTTTGGGATGCATTTTGGGCAATAACATTAGGCGCTGTGATCCTCGAATTTGTTATGATTTTTATTGGATATCTTGGAATGAAAGAAGGATTACAGACATCTTTGTTGTCACGTTGGACAGGTTTTGGGTATCTCGGTTCGGGGATCTTAGGGATCATAATTGGAGTTTCAAATGTTGGCTGGTTTGGCGTACAAAATGCAGTATTTGCTTCAGGCCTTGAGCAATTGATTGGCGTGCTTCCATTTTGGGCATGGTGCATTATCTCTGGGGCTATTGTCATAGGAATTGTTTATTTCGGTGTTGCTTCGATGGGGTTAATTGCATACGTAACTGTACCGCTATTCTTGGTTGTTTGCTTCTACTCTATTGCACAAGCTTTGTCAGGTCATTCTTTAGGCCAATTGATGGCAAGTTCAGCTCCAGGACCTCATTTAAGCATTACGGCGGGTGCAACATTGGTTGCAGGGTCTTTTATCGTAGGTGGGGCTGTTACACCGGATATGACTCGATTCAATCGTACTTTTGGAGATGTAATTAAACAGACCGTTATTGGTGTCACTTTAGGAGAGTATACAGTTGCACTTATCGGGGTTCTGCTTGCTCATGCGTTAAAAACAGCTGATGTGATTAGCATTATTTTAACTACTAGTGGAGTTTTAGGTACAGTAATATTAATTGCGTCCACTGTAAAGATTAACGATTGGAATTTATATAATTGTACATTGGGAGTAGTTAACTCAGTTGAGGTTTTAACCGGTCGAAAAGTAAGCAGAAAAAAAACTACCCTGGTTGTTGGAGGTCTGGGTGTTGTCTTTTCAGCAATGGGAATTTTAGACCATTTTATTGGATTTTTAACATTACTTAGTGTATTTATTCCTCCAGTTGCTAGCATTATGCTCGTTGATTATTTTGTCCTGCGACGACAACGGCAACTGCTTGACGAATCACGTGAAAAAGGAGTTTTACCAAGTGTAACAGAACAATGGAATCCTGTTGGTTTTGTAGCATGGATTGGTGGTGCATTGGCTGGTCAATATATTACCTGGGGTATTGCTTCACTCAATGCTTTAATTGTTGCTGGGGTCCTCTATTATTTAGGAGGAATCCTCTTTTTGAAAAACAGACAGAGTATTACCGGGCTTTATGGAAATGTCAAATCTTTATCCTAA
- a CDS encoding PucR family transcriptional regulator, which produces MNSTGITLKELLRLPVLKDAKVISGEKGLNRVVRYIDIMEVPDISGWLREGLLLLSTAYAMRNEPSLLPKLVKQLAEANAAALAIKPERFLHEVPSTMIQMSNAFDLPIIQLPKGIPYIEITQSVMELVIDRQSSLLRKSEEIYKNLTTMVLENMGIQSVADNISELLQSSIWLIDNTGDIIVSSPVNAFDGSSPNPRYWGIRVDKEIVGKLIVDKEELGELDIICIEQARLVFALELMRRKTALDTEKKLRGNFIDDLLSGLPLSKQEIITEGNQLGLDPEAWWEIAIIEGKGEDVSNLVDRLNRFISEESKTHHIKSYLHWQGSRLVLLLGSPNKGNISSHSHRKTNFWIEKLESLLGNNKEIHIGFGKKTLLWEVQRSYLEAKKAIIFGSTMDNIKQVFSFEEIELFDLLMEASESVDIDKFVQKKLENLYRYDQENSTEFMKTLYCYIYTNGSLKESGKHLFLHRNSVKYRMDKIRELFDIDLDDTRERLVYFFCLIYFLLKNR; this is translated from the coding sequence GTGAATTCGACAGGTATTACTTTGAAGGAGTTACTCCGTCTTCCAGTATTAAAGGATGCTAAGGTAATTTCAGGAGAAAAAGGTTTAAATCGGGTTGTTCGTTACATTGATATCATGGAGGTGCCGGATATTAGCGGGTGGCTGAGGGAAGGGCTACTCTTACTTTCAACGGCTTATGCTATGCGTAATGAACCTTCCTTGCTTCCAAAATTGGTTAAGCAATTAGCTGAGGCCAATGCGGCTGCATTAGCTATTAAGCCGGAGCGATTCCTGCATGAAGTGCCATCAACGATGATTCAGATGAGCAATGCCTTTGATTTACCAATTATCCAGCTTCCAAAAGGAATTCCCTACATTGAAATTACCCAGAGCGTTATGGAATTAGTCATCGATAGACAATCCTCCCTACTTAGAAAGTCGGAAGAGATTTATAAAAATTTAACCACAATGGTTTTGGAAAACATGGGTATTCAATCAGTAGCAGATAATATTTCCGAATTGCTTCAGTCATCCATTTGGTTAATTGACAATACAGGAGATATCATTGTCTCCTCTCCAGTAAATGCTTTTGATGGTTCCTCCCCTAACCCTCGTTATTGGGGGATTAGAGTGGATAAGGAGATAGTAGGAAAACTCATAGTAGATAAAGAAGAACTAGGAGAACTAGACATTATATGTATTGAACAAGCCCGTCTTGTATTTGCATTAGAATTAATGAGAAGAAAAACAGCTTTAGATACTGAAAAAAAACTGCGTGGGAATTTTATTGATGATTTGTTATCAGGGCTCCCCTTGTCAAAACAGGAGATTATAACGGAGGGAAATCAATTGGGGTTAGATCCGGAGGCATGGTGGGAAATTGCCATCATAGAAGGGAAAGGTGAAGATGTTTCTAACCTTGTTGACCGTTTAAATAGATTCATATCGGAGGAATCCAAAACTCACCATATTAAGTCTTACCTTCATTGGCAAGGTAGCCGTTTAGTTTTATTGCTTGGTTCACCTAACAAAGGAAATATATCTTCCCATTCCCATAGAAAAACTAATTTTTGGATTGAAAAACTGGAATCCTTACTAGGTAATAATAAAGAAATTCATATTGGTTTTGGGAAGAAGACACTTTTATGGGAAGTGCAACGAAGTTATTTGGAAGCCAAAAAGGCAATTATTTTTGGATCAACAATGGATAATATCAAACAAGTATTTTCATTCGAAGAAATAGAGTTGTTCGATTTATTAATGGAAGCATCCGAATCGGTTGACATCGACAAGTTTGTCCAGAAAAAGCTTGAAAATCTTTATCGGTATGACCAAGAGAATAGTACAGAATTTATGAAAACCCTCTATTGTTATATTTATACGAATGGGAGTTTAAAGGAATCAGGGAAACATCTTTTTTTACACCGTAACTCTGTTAAATACCGAATGGATAAAATCAGAGAATTATTTGATATAGATCTTGATGATACCCGTGAAAGATTAGTCTATTTCTTTTGTTTAATATATTTTTTGCTGAAAAATAGGTAA
- a CDS encoding TnsD family Tn7-like transposition protein codes for MEVHKDNDLVNKHRSEWMQLQKKYPNLSKTQLREKEPAVYAFLYRNDRNWLNLNSPERQKIETINNRVNWLERDQEVLKKIHKVVEDINNKSGKPIRITVKTLGDRIGERALLENHLDKLPETKVFIEQVSESEKEFRLRRVKYVISEMKEKGEVIKEWKVLRIAAIKKEFYEDIFDFLKREKDLKDIEGD; via the coding sequence ATGGAAGTTCATAAAGATAATGATTTGGTAAATAAACATCGTAGTGAATGGATGCAGTTGCAAAAGAAATATCCCAACCTATCGAAAACCCAATTAAGGGAGAAAGAACCAGCGGTGTACGCCTTCTTATATAGGAACGATAGAAATTGGCTGAACTTAAATTCACCAGAACGGCAAAAGATTGAAACTATAAATAACCGTGTTAATTGGTTGGAAAGAGATCAAGAAGTATTAAAGAAGATCCATAAGGTGGTTGAGGATATAAATAATAAAAGCGGAAAACCCATAAGAATTACAGTAAAGACACTTGGAGATCGCATTGGAGAAAGAGCCCTATTGGAAAACCATTTGGATAAGTTGCCGGAAACAAAGGTGTTCATTGAACAAGTTTCTGAATCAGAGAAGGAGTTCCGATTAAGAAGGGTAAAGTATGTAATTAGCGAAATGAAAGAGAAGGGAGAAGTGATTAAAGAATGGAAGGTTCTAAGAATAGCAGCCATTAAAAAGGAGTTTTATGAGGATATTTTTGATTTCTTAAAACGGGAGAAGGATTTAAAAGATATTGAAGGGGACTGA
- a CDS encoding DUF771 domain-containing protein — MLQRIKAEVVITIPEDMVLLTRVEYDELKLNELSGVYWNMRELEKRTNKKSEWIKENILYPERFRKILDIDNGGFVYYPETKGQHWAFQATKMAAFLDINFNRIFSSVINTKK; from the coding sequence ATCTTGCAAAGAATAAAAGCAGAAGTTGTAATTACAATACCAGAGGACATGGTTCTTCTTACAAGGGTTGAGTATGACGAATTAAAACTGAATGAGCTATCAGGTGTGTACTGGAATATGAGGGAACTCGAAAAGCGTACCAATAAAAAGTCGGAATGGATAAAAGAGAATATTCTATATCCTGAAAGGTTCAGAAAGATACTTGATATAGATAACGGGGGATTTGTTTATTATCCCGAAACAAAGGGGCAACATTGGGCTTTTCAGGCTACTAAAATGGCTGCATTTTTAGATATTAATTTTAATAGGATCTTTAGCTCTGTAATTAATACAAAAAAATAA